A stretch of the Aphis gossypii isolate Hap1 chromosome 2, ASM2018417v2, whole genome shotgun sequence genome encodes the following:
- the LOC114125525 gene encoding lon protease homolog, mitochondrial, translating to MLRCIWQTGLKKYPTVDRRLVRYASAIISNNDRSALVQKNHTSNRLCVVSTINVPVRYRRFDNKKDDDYPEEVEDSQTVRAVYDIKSNADTSIATIQVPDELPFLPLVTIAKPPLYPRLFRIVEISDPRLIALIKRKKALNQPFIGLFMRKNIDTVPDNIVTNIDEVYSVGSLGRINEMRDFGNKLHMLIQCFRRIKLTKPLFEDQDIDKITNDLTKRNKKQSRNKGSSSSTEIEPIPATEKTQNQVLMVEVENLKDEPYDKTMEIKALSQEIIKTIQSVISINPIYKEILHPMLQHGNVSDDPSYLSDIAAAIADCETHEYQEILEEINVPKRLLLALGCVKKLLELSEIQIKISKEVDEKVKQQHRKFILQEQLKVIKKELGLEKDDKDSIVEKFRDRIKDKQVPLKVMEVIEEELTKLSFLEQHSSEFNVTRNYLDWLTQLPWGTTSDENFDLKRASTILDEDHYGMEEVKKRILEFIAVSKLKGSTHGKILCFHGPPGVGKTSIAKSIARALNREYFRFSVGGMTDVAEIKGHRRTYVGAMPGKMIQCLKKTLTENPLVLIDEVDKIGRGHQGDPSSALLEMLDPEQNANFLDHYLDVSVDLSKVLFICTANVINTIPEPLRDRMELIDVSGYVAEEKMAIAKQYLIPQGLKSTGLKQEQIEIADESLSTLIKSYCRESGVRNLQKHVEKMLRKVALKIVEGESEKIIISSDKLYDFVGNPVFNKNRMYEDPIPGVVMGLAWTAMGGALMYIETEWTKDPATIIDKDKAVGNIILTGRLGETMQESAKIAYTVAKQFLSDLDPKNQTLLTGNVHLHVPEGATPKDGPSAGCTIVTALLSLALNIPIRNNVAMTGEISLKGKVMPVGGIKEKTIAAKRENVNCLILPDENKKDFNELPKFITDGIEVHFVSYYKDIFKIVFENK from the exons ATGTTGCGCTGTATTTGGCAAactggtttaaaaaaatatcctacAGTTGATCGTCGACTTGTCCGATATGCTAGTGCAATAATTTCTAACAATGATAGATCAGCACTAGTACAGAAGAACCATACATCTAATCGTCTATGTGTTGTTTCTACTATTAATGTTCCGGTACGTTATAGAAGGTTTGACAATAAAAAAGATGATGATTATCCAGAAGAAGTGGAAGATTCTCAAACTGTAAGAGCTGTTTATGACATCAAGTCCAATGCAGACACTTCAATTGCAACTATTCAAGTACCCGATGAATTGCCTTTCCTACCATTAGTCACAATAGCAAAACCTCCCCTATATCCTAGATTGTTTAGAATTGTCGAG ATAAGTGACCCTAGATTGATTGCAttgatcaaaagaaaaaaagcttTAAATCAACCTTTTATTGGTCTTTTTATGAGAAAAAACATTGATAC agttccagataatattgttacaaataTTGATGAAGTTTATAGTGTGGGGTCACTTGGTAGAATTAATGAAATGCGAGACTTtggaaataaattacatatgcTCATACAATGTTTTAGACGTATTAAGCTTACCAAACCACTTTTTGAAGACCAAGATATTGATAAAA tcacAAATGATTTGaccaaaagaaataaaaaacaatctcGCAATAAGGGTTCTTCAAGCTCAACTGAAATAGAACCAATTCCTGCAAcagaaaaaactcaaaatcaaGTGCTTATGGTTGAAGTAGAAAATCTAAAAGATGAACCTTATGATAAAACAATGGAAATTAAA GCATTATctcaagaaattataaaaactattcaatCAGTTATTAGCATAAATCccatttataaagaaatattacatCCAATGCTACAACATGGCAATGTATCAGATGATCCCTCATATTTATCTGACATTGCAGCTGCTATAGCTGATTGTGAGACTCATGAATATCAAGAAATTTTAGAGGaaattaat gtTCCCAAACGTCTTTTACTTGCACTTGGTTgtgtaaaaaaacttttagaaCTTagtgaaattcaaataaaaattagtaaagaAGTCGATGAAAAAGTCAAACAACAGCATCGTAAATTCATTCTTCAAGAACAActgaaagttataaaaaaagaacttGGTCTTGAAAAAGATGATAAAGATTCAATTGTGGAAAAGTTCAGAGACAGGATAAAA gaCAAACAAGTACCACTTAAAGTTATGGAAGTTATTGAAGAAGAATTGACTAAACTATCATTTTTAGAACAGCATTCATCAGAATTTAA tgttaCAAGAAATTATCTGGATTGGCTAACACAATTACCTTGGGGTACAACAAGTGacgaaaattttgatttaaaaagagCTTCAACTATTTTAGACGAAGATCATTATGGAATGGAAGAAgtaaaaaaacgaattttaGAATTCATTGcagtaagtaaattaaaaggCTCAACTCATGGTAAAATTCTTTGTTTCCATGGACCACCCGGTGTTGGAAAAACCAGCATAGCCAAATCAATTGCAAGAGCATTAAATCGagaa tactttAGATTTAGTGTTGGTGGTATGACTGATGTGGCTGAAATAAAAGGCCATCGTAGAACATATGTAGGTGCCATGCCAGGTAAAATGATTCaatgtctaaaaaaaactttaaccgAAAATCCATTAGTATTAATTGATGAAGTTGATAAAATTGGAAG agGACATCAGGGTGATCCTTCATCTGCACTTTTAGAAATGCTTGATCCTGAACAAAATGCTAATTTCTTGGATCATTATTTGGATGTGTCAGTTGATTTATCAAAAgtactatttatttgtacTGCTAATGTAATCAACACAATTCCAGAACCTCTCCGTGATCGTATGGAACTTATAGATGTGTCTGGATATGTAGCAGAAGAAAAAATGGCCATTGCAAAACAATACTTAATTCCTCAAGGACTTAAGTCTACTGGCCTCAAACAAgaacaa ataGAAATCGCAGATGAAAGTCTATCTACtcttattaaatcatattgtcGTGAAAGTGGTGTACGTAATCTTCAAAAACACGTTGAAAag aTGTTACGAAAAGTTGCATTGAAAATAGTTGAAGGTGaatcagaaaaaataattattagcagtgataaattatatgattttgttgGAAACCcagtatttaacaaaaatcgaATGTATGAAGATCCAATACCTGGAGTCGTTATGGGGTTGGCTTGGACTGCAATGG gtggtgcattaatgtatattgaaaCTGAGTGGACAAAAGACCCAGCAACAATTATAGACAAGGATAAAGCTGttggcaatattatattaactggtCGCCTTGGAGAAACTATGCAAGAATCTGCTAAAATTGCGTATACTGtggcaaaacaatttttaagtgacCTTGATCCTAAAAACCAAACACTATTGACTGGAAATGTACATCTTCATGTTCCTGAA ggtGCTACACCAAAAGATGGACCTAGTGCTGGTTGTACAATTGTTACCGCCTTGTTATCATTGGCTTTAAATATTCCTATTCGTAACAATGTCGCTATGACTGGAGAAATATCTCTCAAAGGAAAAGTTATGCCAGTTGGAggaattaaagaaaaaacaattgcT gctaAAAGAGAAAATGTTAACTGTTTGATACTGCCtgacgaaaataaaaaagattttaatgaaCTTCCTAAGTTTATAACTGATGGAATTGAAGTGCATTTTGTTTCATactataaagatatttttaaaatagtctttgaaaacaaataa
- the LOC114125526 gene encoding chromatin assembly factor 1 subunit B, protein MKLVIPEISWHNRDPVLSAHFQPVAEDGFYRLATGGSDSHVFIWRIKVDGSNVTVEFAADLTKHQKAVNTVRFSPNGQWLATGDDESVIVLWKFKLENGPDQRPDLLEDDESKNLEKWTCHSVLRGHLEDVYDLSWSPDSKKLISGGVDNKAIIWDVDNGRYKAILDDHKGFVQGVAWDPLNVYAATLSSDRTLRVFTVKNCKLFNKCDKCVPLGKKRDGEEIKIRLFHDDTLKSFFRRISFSPDGQILVTSSGIMETIDEENKNKCTTNVSYVFARKSFTKPVLYVPSLDQYSVAVQFSPILYELKEETKSVFDLPYRMIYAIATNTSILLMDTQHAAPFAYIGDIHYTRLTDLSWSSDGQLLIVSSSDGFCSIISFSKEELGVIYKDNTQIKPEPMEIVESIVQEDTEVKELPVIITPLQTEQKEEKQVADRSEAPTKKRVQLVTLSSPKNNKYRNK, encoded by the exons ATGAAATTGGTGATCCCAGAGATTTCTTGGCACAATCGTGACCCAGTGCTTAGTGCTCATTTTCAACCCGTTGCTGAAGATGGATTTTATCGACTGGCTACTGGTGGATCAGATTCTCACGTTttc ataTGGAGAATCAAAGTAGATGGTTCAAATGTGACTGTTGAATTTGCTGCTGATCTGACCAAGCATCAAAAGGCAGTAAATACTGTACGTTTTTCACCCAATGGACAATGGTTAGCTACTGGTGATGatg AATCTGTTATTGTCTTATGGAAATTCAAATTAGAAAATGGTCCTGATCAAAGACCTGATCTGTTGGAAGACGATGAATCCAAAAACCTTGAAAAGTGGACTTGTCATAGCGTATTGAGAGGGCATTTAGAAGatgtttatgatttatctTGGTCTCCAGATTCTAAAAAACTTATATCTGGTGGTGTTGATAATAAAGCAATTATTTGGGATGTTGACAATG gACGCTATAAAGCAATACTTGATGACCATAAAGGTTTTGTACAAGGAGTGGCTTGGGATCCCTTGAATGTGTATGCTGCCACACTAAGTAGTGACAG aactcTAAGAGTGTTTactgtaaaaaattgtaaattattcaacaaatGTGATAAGTGTGTTCCTTTGGGGAAAAAACGTGATGgcgaagaaataaaaattagacttTTCCATGATGATACACTTAAGTCTTTTTTCCGGCGCATTTCATTTTCTCCTGATGGTCAAATTTTAGTAACTTCATCTGGTATTATGGAGACAATTGACgaggaaaacaaaaataaatgcacCACTAATGTCAGCTATGTATTTGCCAGAAAATCATTTACTAAGCCTGTACTATATGTACCATCTCTTGACCAATATTCAGTTGCTGTACAGTTTTCACCAATTTTATATGAACTTAAAGAAGAAACAAAATCAGTATTTGATTTACCATACCGGATGATATATGCCATAGCAACGaatacaagtattttattgatgGATACCCAACATGCCGCTCCATTTGCTTACATTGGCGATATTCATTATACTCGTTTGACAGACCTATCGTG GTCTTCTGATGGACAGTTACTTATAGTGTCTTCATCGGATGGATTTTGTTCAATTATAAGCTTTTCAAAAGAAGAATTAGGAGTAATATACAAGGATAACACACAAATTAAGCCTGAACCAATGGAAATAGTTGAGTCTATCGTTCAAGAAGATACTGAAGTTAAAGAACTTCCGGTTATCATTACTCCATTGCAAACAGaacaaaaagaagaaaaacaagTTGCTGATCGTTCTGAAGCCCCTACAAAGAAAAGAGTGCAATTGGTCACACTTTCTAGtcctaaaaacaataaatatagaaacaaGTAA
- the LOC114125527 gene encoding serum response factor-binding protein 1-like isoform X2, which translates to MRHIVRKSKVHTIHKLTREAKKLKEKKGSEEQIVKNKKKAERFINELMVIKKLNDDDVTKYALQNEVPSATILNSIDITLETRALARLAGHKFIIDEIQNFRNKYPDWKLYITDLLNELGAKYKAKKKPNKKKTVQLNNVNTEIKTKILDKNKKTIKNIKELKDIQSELENTTSVSEDTQSESESVQSELENAMSVSEDIQSESESVQSKLENATSISEDIQSESEGFQSESENATVSENSLVQKILPDENNTNVVLNNVSKSKSSKVLISNNKKIVRDKKKCLKTLEKELHNSQVKSDLNTQLPKKNLHLSSEILDNTDVNINKNVSKRKAEGNVLSKTNFKKQRTTVNEIKPVCETVDSFFMTADNKDYMSVYKPPPVTKKNDEESSKVEYKQPIKEIFSKGKRVVIGKQNNIGNRRERRQQQVEESIDTALHPSWEAKRKQKSLAKFEGKKITFDDED; encoded by the exons ATGCGTCATATTGTCCGTAAATCTAAAGTGCATACAATCCACAAATTAACTCGGGAagcaaaaaagttaaaagaaaaaaaagggaGTGAAGagcaaattgtaaaaaataaaaaaaaagctgaacgttttattaatgaattgatGGTGATAAAG aaattaaatgatgacgatgttacaaaatatgcattaCAAAATGAAGTACCTTCtgctacaatattaaatagtatagacATAACATTGGAGACAAGGGCATTAGCGAGGTTAGCTggacataaatttataatagatgaaattcaaaattttagaaataaatacccAGATTGGAAACTGTATATAAcagatttattaaatgagtTGGGTGCTAAATATAAAgccaaaaaaaaacccaacaAAAAGAAAACAGTCCAGCTTAACAATGTTAACacagaaataaaaactaaaattcttgataagaataagaaaacaattaaaaacataaaagaacttaaagaTATTCAGTCTGAGCTTGAAAATACTACATCAGTATCAGAAGATACTCAGTCCGAATCAGAAAGTGTTCAGTCCGAGCTTGAGAATGCTATGTCAGTATCAGAAGATATTCAGTCCGAATCGGAAAGTGTTCAATCCAAGCTTGAAAATGCTACATCAATATCAGAAGATATTCAGTCAGAATCGGAAGGTTTTCAATCTGAGTCAGAAAATGCTACAGTAAGTGAAAATTCTCTAGTGCAGAAAATCTTGcctgatgaaaataatacaaatgttgTTCTAAATAATGTGTCTAAATCTAAAAGTTCCAaggttttaatttctaataataaaaaaattgtcagagataaaaaaaaatgcttaaagACATTAGAAAAAGAATTACATAATTCACAAGTCAAAAGTGATTTAAACACTCAACTACCAAAGAAAAACTTACATTTGTCTAGTGAAATACTTGACAACActgatgtaaatattaataaaaatgtatcaaaaagaAAAGCTGAAGGCAATGTTTTAAGTAAAACtaactttaaaaaacaaagaacGACagtaaatgaaattaaaccaGTTTGTGAAACTGTAGATTCATTTTTCATGACTGCTGACAATAAAGATTACATGTCTGTTTACAAACCACCACcagtaactaaaaaaaatgatgaggAAAGTTCAAAAGTAGAATATAAACAACCGATTAAAGAAATTTTTAGTAAAGGTAAAAGGGTGGTTATtggcaaacaaaataatataggcaACAGAAGGGAAAGAAGGCAGCAACAAGTTGAGGAATCCATTGATACAGCATTACATCCATCATGGGAAGCAAAAcgtaaacaaaaatcattagccaaatttgaaggaaaaaaaataacatttgatgATGAAGattaa
- the LOC114125527 gene encoding serum response factor-binding protein 1-like isoform X1, producing MEPLSKISLNNQIVSMRHIVRKSKVHTIHKLTREAKKLKEKKGSEEQIVKNKKKAERFINELMVIKKLNDDDVTKYALQNEVPSATILNSIDITLETRALARLAGHKFIIDEIQNFRNKYPDWKLYITDLLNELGAKYKAKKKPNKKKTVQLNNVNTEIKTKILDKNKKTIKNIKELKDIQSELENTTSVSEDTQSESESVQSELENAMSVSEDIQSESESVQSKLENATSISEDIQSESEGFQSESENATVSENSLVQKILPDENNTNVVLNNVSKSKSSKVLISNNKKIVRDKKKCLKTLEKELHNSQVKSDLNTQLPKKNLHLSSEILDNTDVNINKNVSKRKAEGNVLSKTNFKKQRTTVNEIKPVCETVDSFFMTADNKDYMSVYKPPPVTKKNDEESSKVEYKQPIKEIFSKGKRVVIGKQNNIGNRRERRQQQVEESIDTALHPSWEAKRKQKSLAKFEGKKITFDDED from the exons ATGGAGCCTTTATCGAAAATTTCTCTCAATAATCAG attgtttCCATGCGTCATATTGTCCGTAAATCTAAAGTGCATACAATCCACAAATTAACTCGGGAagcaaaaaagttaaaagaaaaaaaagggaGTGAAGagcaaattgtaaaaaataaaaaaaaagctgaacgttttattaatgaattgatGGTGATAAAG aaattaaatgatgacgatgttacaaaatatgcattaCAAAATGAAGTACCTTCtgctacaatattaaatagtatagacATAACATTGGAGACAAGGGCATTAGCGAGGTTAGCTggacataaatttataatagatgaaattcaaaattttagaaataaatacccAGATTGGAAACTGTATATAAcagatttattaaatgagtTGGGTGCTAAATATAAAgccaaaaaaaaacccaacaAAAAGAAAACAGTCCAGCTTAACAATGTTAACacagaaataaaaactaaaattcttgataagaataagaaaacaattaaaaacataaaagaacttaaagaTATTCAGTCTGAGCTTGAAAATACTACATCAGTATCAGAAGATACTCAGTCCGAATCAGAAAGTGTTCAGTCCGAGCTTGAGAATGCTATGTCAGTATCAGAAGATATTCAGTCCGAATCGGAAAGTGTTCAATCCAAGCTTGAAAATGCTACATCAATATCAGAAGATATTCAGTCAGAATCGGAAGGTTTTCAATCTGAGTCAGAAAATGCTACAGTAAGTGAAAATTCTCTAGTGCAGAAAATCTTGcctgatgaaaataatacaaatgttgTTCTAAATAATGTGTCTAAATCTAAAAGTTCCAaggttttaatttctaataataaaaaaattgtcagagataaaaaaaaatgcttaaagACATTAGAAAAAGAATTACATAATTCACAAGTCAAAAGTGATTTAAACACTCAACTACCAAAGAAAAACTTACATTTGTCTAGTGAAATACTTGACAACActgatgtaaatattaataaaaatgtatcaaaaagaAAAGCTGAAGGCAATGTTTTAAGTAAAACtaactttaaaaaacaaagaacGACagtaaatgaaattaaaccaGTTTGTGAAACTGTAGATTCATTTTTCATGACTGCTGACAATAAAGATTACATGTCTGTTTACAAACCACCACcagtaactaaaaaaaatgatgaggAAAGTTCAAAAGTAGAATATAAACAACCGATTAAAGAAATTTTTAGTAAAGGTAAAAGGGTGGTTATtggcaaacaaaataatataggcaACAGAAGGGAAAGAAGGCAGCAACAAGTTGAGGAATCCATTGATACAGCATTACATCCATCATGGGAAGCAAAAcgtaaacaaaaatcattagccaaatttgaaggaaaaaaaataacatttgatgATGAAGattaa